The following proteins come from a genomic window of Larimichthys crocea isolate SSNF chromosome III, L_crocea_2.0, whole genome shotgun sequence:
- the LOC104934922 gene encoding ral guanine nucleotide dissociation stimulator isoform X7 produces MIMLEKQSSTQEIGEEAEEDAIFTITLRKVQLHQSASKGQRWLGVETDSALSLYETCKVRTIKAGTLERLVEYMVSAFRGKDSTYVTIFLCTYRSFATTKQVLDLLLHRYAKLQNVPAATAHRVSQDDCTELRKCRSTVSSILGAWLDQYSEDFWSPPNYDCLHQLLSYLHRHFPGSDLERRARNLLAHFHRRQQCEPDPDGMKAGQERDNRAGTPEYGGPGEHIGCPFATQEESGFEDELPAFSFLSFDPIMVAEQFTLMDADLFKKVVPYHCLGGIWSQRDKKGKEHLAPTIRATVAQFNSVTNCVITTCLSNPTLKPNQRARLLERWIDVARECRILKNFSSLRAILSALQCNAIHRLKRTWEEVSRESFRTFRELSEIFSDDNNYSLSRELLVKEGTSKFATLEINPKRAQRRHQQQRDLGVMQGTIPYLGTFLTDLVMMDTAMKDYTEGGLINFEKRRKEFEVIAQIKLLQLASNNYSFTQDSHFREWFAGVEKLSEAESYNLSCEIEPLSESASNTLRAKKNGGIMKRWSDRQLTEAGCSSAPGSHSKSFDHSHYRPYQGGGGDSGDALSVTSVSSSGSDLEDVNASFLSDSPEGHERKTSTPSVKLTVSALGREAPAADTTSTFWECTSLSSLDTSGTGSSSGSASGSSSASSSSVSCSTPLSASRSHKRSVSAVSNYSTLSLPLYNQQVDDCCIIRVSLDVENGNMYKSILVTSQDKTPAVIRKAMIKHNLEREKTEDYELMQKISEDKELRIPDNANVFYAMNSTANYDFVLKKRGLARPVRAKNVASSTLPRMKQKGLKIAKGIF; encoded by the exons AGCTCGACGCAGGAGATCGGCGAGGAGGCCGAGGAGGACGCCATCTTCACCATCACGCTAAGGAAGGTGCAGCTTCACCAGTCGGCCAGTAAGGGTCAGCGATGGCTGGGCGTGGAGACGGACTCGGCCCTGAGCCTCTACGAAACCTGCAAGGTGCGGACCATCAAGGCGGGCACGTTGGAGAGGCTGGTGGAGTACATGGTGTCGGCCTTCAGAGGTAAAGACTCCACCTACGTCACCATCTTCCTCTGCACCTACCGCTCGTTCGCAACCACCAAGCAGGTGCTGGATCTCCTGCTCCACAG gtatgCCAAGCTCCAAAATGTCCCTGCAGCCACAGCACACAGAGTCTCCCAGGACGACTGCACAGAGCTGAGAAA gtgtcGCAGCACTGTTTCGTCTATCCTGGGCGCGTGGTTGGACCAATACTCTGAGGACTTCTGGAGCCCTCCGAACTACGACTGTCTGCACCAGCTTCTGTCCTACCTTCATCGCCATTTCCCCGGCTCGGACTTGGAGCGCCGTGCCCGCAACCTGCTCGCCCACTTCCACCGCCGACAGCAGTGTGAGCCTGATCCTGATGGTATGAAGGCAGGACAGGAGAGGGACAACAGGGCAGGGACTCCAGAATATGGGGGTCCCG GGGAACACATCGGCTGCCCTTTTGCTACGCAGGAAGAGAGTGGCTTTGAGGACGAGCTTCCTGCTTTTAGTTTCCTGTCGTTTGACCCCATCATGGTGGCAGAGCAGTTCACACTCATGGACGCG GATCTGTTTAAAAAGGTGGTGCCCTACCACTGTCTAGGGGGGATATGGTCTCAGCGGGATAAGAAGGGGAAGGAGCACCTGGCTCCCACCATCAGAGCCACTGTGGCCCAGTTCAACTCTGTCACCAACTGTGTCATCACCACCTGCCTGAGCAACCCGACGCTGAAGCCCAACCAGAGAGCCAGGCTGCTGGAGAGGTGGATAGACGTCGCCCGG GAGTGTCGGATCCTGAAGAACTTCTCCTCGTTGCGAGCCATCCTCTCTGCGCTGCAGTGCAACGCCATCCACCGCCTAAAGAGGACCTGGGAGGAAGTGTCACG GGAGAGTTTCCGCACCTTCCGCGAGCTGTCTGAGATCTTCTCGGACGACAACAACTACTCCCTGAGTCGAGAGCTGCTGGTGAAG GAGGGCACCTCAAAGTTCGCCACTTTAGAAATCAACCCTAAACGAGCTCAGAGGAgacatcagcagcagagagacCTG GGAGTGATGCAGGGGACGATTCCTTACCTGGGGACCTTCCTGACGGACCTGGTGATGATGGACACAGCGATGAAGGATTACACGGAG GGCGGTCTGATCAACTTCGAAAAGAGACGAAAG GAGTTTGAGGTGATCGCTCAGATCAAACTTCTTCAGTTGGCCTCCAACAACTACAGTTTCACTCAGGACAGCCACTTCAGAGAGTGGTTCGCAGGCGTGGAGAAACTCAGCGAGGCAGAGAG CTACAATCTGTCCTGTGAGATCGAGCCTCTGTCAGAGTCGGCCAGCAACACGCTCCGAGCCAAGAAGAACGGAGGAATCATGAAACGCTGGAGCGA TCGGCAGTTGACAGAAGCCGGCTGCAGCAGCGCTCCGGGCTCTCATTCCAAGTCTTTCGACCACTCGCACTACAGACCGTACCAAGGTGGCGGGGGGGACAGCGGCGACGCCCTCAGCGTTACCTCTGTCAGCTCCAGTGGTTCAGACCTGGAGGACGTGAACGCCAGCTTCTTGTCCGATTCTCCGGAGGGACACGAGAGAAAG ACGTCGACTCCCTCAGTGAAACTTACCGTGTCTGCTTTGGGGAGAGAAGCTCCAGCAGCAGATACAACGTCAACG TTCTGGGAGTGTACGTCTCTGTCGTCTTTGGACACGTCCGGTACGGGCTCCAGCTCCGGTTCAGCCTCGGGCTCCAgcagcgcctcctcctcctccgtctcctgcTCCACCCCACTGTCAGCCTCCCGTTCACACAAACGTTCGGTGTCGGCAGTGTCGAACTACTCCACCCTGTCGCTGCCGCTGTACAACCAGCAGGTCGACGACTGCTGCATCATCAGGGTCAGCCTGGACGTGGAGAACGGCAACATGTACAAGAGCATCCTG GTGACGAGTCAAGACAAGACTCCAGCCGTCATCAGGAAGGCCATGATCAAACACAACCTGGAGCGGGAAAAGACGGAGGATTACGAGCTGATGCAGAAAATCTCTG